AACATCAGCAATAACAAAGATATTAAGCAAGAAGGGCTTAGCAGCAGCAAAGGAATTTGATGAGATAGATAATGCGCCTGAGGAGCAAGAGAGAGGAGTAACGATAAATGTACATCATGCAGAATATGAGACAGAGAATAGGCACTATGCGCATGTAGATTGTCCAGGGCATGCAGATTATATAAAGAATATGATAACA
Above is a window of bacterium DNA encoding:
- a CDS encoding 50S ribosome-binding GTPase, whose product is MAKEKFERTKPHINVGTIGHVDHGKTTLTSAITKILSKKGLAAAKEFDEIDNAPEEQERGVTINVHHAEYETENRHYAHVDCPGHADYIKNMIT